The following coding sequences lie in one Peribacillus frigoritolerans genomic window:
- a CDS encoding amino acid permease produces the protein MSNKELKRGLEARHIQMIALGGTIGVGLFMGSASTIKWTGPSVMLAYAIAGIFIFFIMRSMGEMLYLEPTTGSFATFASSYIHPLAGYMTAWSNWFQWVIVGMSEIIAVGLYMQYWFPELPAWIPGVVAMIILGAANLISVKSFGEFEFWFALIKIITIVLMIVAGVGLIFFGIGNGGDAIGLSNLWENGGFFTGGWTGFFFALSLVVASYQGVELIGITAGEAKDPTKTVTKAIQSIIWRILIFYIGAIFVIVTVFPWDQLDDLGSPFVSTFAKIGITAAAGIINFVVITAAMSGCNSGIFSAGRMLYTLALNGQAPKIFAKVSKNGVPAYCTIAVLLGLGIGVILNYLAPPQLFLYVYSASVLPGMIPWFVLLISELKFRKVNAAEMEKHPFKMPLAPFSNYATIAFLLMVLVGMWINPSTRISLVVGIVFLALVVASYYILKMDKRTPLDAKSDDEISG, from the coding sequence ATGTCGAACAAGGAATTAAAGAGAGGGCTGGAAGCACGTCACATTCAAATGATAGCTTTGGGCGGAACCATCGGTGTCGGGTTATTCATGGGATCGGCGAGCACGATCAAATGGACCGGGCCCTCTGTAATGCTTGCTTATGCCATCGCAGGTATTTTTATATTTTTCATCATGCGTTCCATGGGTGAGATGCTTTATTTAGAACCGACTACAGGTTCATTTGCAACCTTTGCGAGCAGCTATATACATCCTTTGGCAGGTTATATGACTGCTTGGAGCAATTGGTTTCAATGGGTAATCGTCGGAATGTCCGAAATCATCGCGGTTGGGTTGTATATGCAATATTGGTTCCCGGAGTTACCGGCCTGGATACCAGGTGTGGTCGCCATGATCATCTTGGGGGCGGCCAACCTCATTTCCGTCAAATCCTTCGGGGAATTTGAATTCTGGTTTGCGCTTATAAAAATCATAACGATTGTATTGATGATCGTTGCCGGCGTTGGCCTTATCTTCTTTGGAATAGGGAATGGCGGGGATGCGATTGGATTATCGAATCTTTGGGAAAATGGCGGCTTCTTTACGGGAGGCTGGACAGGATTCTTCTTTGCGCTTTCCCTTGTCGTGGCATCCTATCAAGGCGTTGAGCTTATCGGCATCACAGCCGGAGAAGCGAAAGATCCAACGAAGACCGTAACAAAAGCGATCCAGTCGATCATATGGCGCATTTTAATTTTCTATATTGGCGCCATATTCGTCATCGTGACAGTCTTCCCTTGGGATCAACTGGATGACTTAGGAAGCCCATTCGTTTCAACCTTTGCAAAAATAGGTATCACAGCAGCAGCAGGAATCATCAATTTTGTCGTAATCACTGCGGCAATGTCTGGATGCAACAGTGGTATTTTCAGTGCAGGGCGTATGCTTTACACACTGGCATTGAATGGCCAAGCTCCGAAAATCTTTGCTAAAGTATCTAAAAATGGAGTGCCGGCATATTGTACGATCGCTGTACTTTTAGGATTGGGCATCGGGGTTATCCTGAATTACCTTGCACCGCCGCAATTATTCCTTTATGTGTACAGTGCGAGTGTATTACCTGGGATGATTCCATGGTTTGTTTTACTGATCAGTGAGCTTAAATTCAGAAAGGTAAATGCCGCTGAAATGGAGAAGCATCCGTTCAAGATGCCGTTGGCCCCTTTCAGTAACTATGCGACAATAGCCTTTTTACTGATGGTGCTGGTCGGTATGTGGATCAATCCTAGTACAAGGATTTCCTTGGTTGTCGGAATCGTTTTCCTAGCCTTGGTCGTAGCAAGTTATTACATCCTGAAAATGGATAAACGAACACCGTTGGATGCTAAATCCGATGATGAAATTTCGGGATAA
- a CDS encoding amino acid permease — protein sequence MAKQELKRDLKNRHVQLIAIGGTIGTGLFLGSGKAIQLAGPSILFSYLIIGIALFFVMRALGELLLSNAGYASFTEFATEYVGPWAGFVTGWTYWFCWIMTAMADIIAVGVYIQYWFDIPQWIPALICLVILLGLNLLTVKLFGELEFWFAIIKVITIIALIIVGIILLIIGFNTNTGTVSLTNLWNHGGMFPNGISGFLLSLQLVVFSFVGVELVGVSAAETANPRKNIPSAINKIPVRILLFYVGALFVILCVNPWTQLDATSSPFVEVFALIGIPVAAGIINFVVLTSAASACNSGLFSTSRILYMLSRNGEAPAKLEKLNKQAVPGNALLTSTIVVSIGALLSKLIPEQAFTVVTTISAICFIWVWSIILISHIKYSKTRPDLRAESTFKAPFTPFVNYAILGLFLFILIVMLFAEATRLSLLLTPIWFILLVILYNYRKKR from the coding sequence TTGGCTAAACAAGAATTAAAAAGAGATTTAAAAAATAGACATGTACAACTGATTGCAATAGGAGGAACCATTGGCACCGGATTATTTTTAGGTTCCGGAAAAGCCATACAATTGGCAGGTCCTTCTATTTTATTTTCCTATCTTATAATAGGGATTGCCTTGTTTTTTGTGATGAGGGCACTAGGTGAATTGCTCTTATCCAATGCAGGGTATGCATCATTCACTGAATTTGCAACCGAATATGTCGGTCCATGGGCCGGCTTCGTGACAGGCTGGACATATTGGTTCTGTTGGATTATGACCGCAATGGCCGATATCATAGCTGTCGGCGTCTATATACAATATTGGTTCGATATCCCTCAATGGATTCCGGCTCTAATATGCCTGGTCATTCTTTTAGGATTGAACCTATTGACCGTTAAGTTATTTGGTGAATTGGAATTCTGGTTTGCCATCATTAAAGTAATTACGATCATCGCCTTGATCATCGTGGGAATCATCCTTTTGATCATCGGCTTCAATACCAATACCGGAACGGTTTCCCTAACCAACCTATGGAATCATGGGGGCATGTTCCCCAATGGCATTTCCGGATTCCTGTTATCTTTACAACTGGTCGTCTTCTCATTTGTCGGTGTCGAATTGGTCGGGGTTTCCGCAGCAGAAACGGCAAACCCGAGAAAGAACATTCCATCTGCCATCAATAAAATCCCTGTCCGGATTTTACTTTTCTATGTTGGTGCACTATTCGTCATTCTCTGCGTCAACCCATGGACACAACTGGATGCCACGAGCAGCCCATTTGTAGAGGTCTTTGCGTTAATCGGCATTCCTGTCGCTGCAGGGATCATCAACTTCGTCGTTTTGACTTCCGCTGCTTCTGCATGCAACAGCGGTTTATTTTCAACGAGCCGAATACTTTATATGTTAAGCAGGAATGGCGAAGCCCCTGCTAAACTGGAAAAATTAAATAAACAGGCTGTTCCGGGCAATGCCTTATTAACATCCACAATCGTTGTATCAATAGGGGCATTATTAAGCAAGCTGATACCGGAACAGGCATTTACTGTCGTGACGACCATCAGTGCCATCTGTTTCATATGGGTATGGAGCATTATCTTGATCTCCCATATCAAATATTCGAAAACAAGGCCTGACCTAAGAGCCGAATCGACTTTCAAGGCTCCTTTTACACCCTTTGTCAATTACGCCATTTTAGGATTATTCCTGTTCATCCTTATTGTTATGCTATTCGCTGAAGCTACACGACTATCACTGCTCTTGACCCCAATCTGGTTCATACTCTTGGTGATACTATATAACTATCGAAAAAAAAGATAG
- a CDS encoding DUF3311 domain-containing protein gives MKIIYILTLVPFIGILGFLPFVNKIEPYVLGMPFNMFWMAMWVVLTSAILGIMYKLDPRNREGDQE, from the coding sequence ATGAAGATTATATATATTCTTACTCTAGTTCCTTTTATAGGCATACTAGGATTTCTGCCTTTTGTTAATAAAATAGAACCATATGTATTAGGGATGCCTTTCAATATGTTCTGGATGGCTATGTGGGTGGTCCTTACCTCTGCCATACTGGGCATCATGTATAAGCTGGATCCCAGGAATCGGGAAGGTGACCAGGAATGA
- a CDS encoding sodium:solute symporter family protein → MNIALLIILAFLLLSIFLGIRSSKGKDMDLEQWTVGGRGFGAIFVFLLMAGEIYTTFSFLGGSGWAYGKGAPALYVLIYITLSYVLSYWLLPEIWRYAKENKLMSQSDFFVSKYKSPGLGVLAALVGVVSMIPVIVVQLKGLGIIVSEASYGAISMSEAVWMGAISLTIYVMISGIHGSVWTAVIKDIMMVAIIGFLGIYLPIHYFGGFQPMFEAIDAAKPGFLKFPDQGLSVSWFISTVILLVFGFYMWPQVFSAVYSARSGKVFRKNAIISPLYTLMLLFVFFVGFTAILKVPGLVGADADLSLLRLSIETFEPWFIGIIGGAGLLTALVPGSMLLMSVATLLAKNVYKEFAPAVSDRHVVRLAKFLVPVIALIAVYFTLNGGETMSALILMGYSLITQLFPSLLFSLKRNNPINKFGAIAGIITGLAIVICITLSQSTIGTLFPSLPQAAKDLNVGIIALAVNFIVMMTVSLAFRKHAVQLEPKSVNDI, encoded by the coding sequence ATGAATATTGCTCTCTTAATCATTTTAGCATTTTTACTTCTATCGATATTTTTAGGCATACGCTCTTCAAAAGGAAAAGATATGGACTTGGAACAATGGACGGTGGGCGGACGCGGTTTTGGTGCGATATTCGTCTTTCTGCTGATGGCCGGGGAAATCTATACGACCTTCTCCTTCCTTGGCGGCAGCGGCTGGGCTTATGGCAAGGGCGCACCCGCTCTATATGTTCTAATTTACATTACTTTGTCTTACGTATTATCCTATTGGCTCCTGCCGGAAATTTGGAGATATGCCAAGGAAAATAAACTGATGTCTCAATCCGATTTCTTTGTAAGCAAATATAAGAGTCCCGGTTTAGGAGTTTTGGCTGCGCTTGTCGGTGTGGTGTCGATGATTCCAGTGATCGTCGTGCAGCTGAAAGGATTGGGGATCATTGTCTCAGAAGCATCTTATGGTGCCATCTCTATGTCTGAGGCAGTTTGGATGGGGGCGATCAGCCTTACCATTTATGTGATGATCTCCGGTATACACGGATCAGTTTGGACAGCGGTCATTAAAGATATCATGATGGTTGCCATAATAGGATTTTTGGGGATTTATCTGCCGATTCATTACTTTGGCGGATTTCAGCCGATGTTTGAAGCGATTGATGCGGCCAAGCCTGGTTTTCTAAAGTTCCCAGATCAGGGACTTAGCGTATCATGGTTCATCTCCACGGTAATATTGCTCGTATTCGGTTTCTATATGTGGCCCCAGGTTTTCAGCGCTGTTTATTCAGCACGCAGCGGCAAGGTATTTCGAAAAAATGCCATTATCAGCCCATTATATACACTCATGCTGTTATTCGTCTTTTTCGTTGGGTTTACAGCTATATTGAAAGTGCCCGGACTCGTTGGGGCAGATGCAGACCTCTCATTGCTGCGCCTTTCGATTGAGACCTTTGAACCATGGTTTATAGGCATAATCGGCGGAGCTGGATTGTTGACCGCATTGGTGCCGGGATCCATGCTTTTGATGAGCGTCGCTACACTGCTCGCGAAAAACGTCTATAAGGAATTTGCACCTGCAGTATCCGATCGCCATGTTGTACGATTGGCAAAGTTCCTTGTTCCAGTCATTGCCCTTATAGCCGTCTACTTCACCTTAAACGGCGGCGAAACGATGTCGGCATTAATTCTTATGGGATACAGTCTCATCACACAGCTTTTCCCGTCCCTTCTCTTTAGTCTGAAAAGGAACAATCCGATCAATAAATTTGGCGCAATTGCCGGCATCATTACCGGATTGGCCATCGTAATCTGCATTACACTCAGTCAATCGACAATAGGGACCTTGTTTCCATCCTTGCCACAAGCAGCGAAAGATTTGAATGTGGGAATCATCGCATTGGCAGTCAATTTCATTGTGATGATGACGGTAAGTCTTGCTTTCAGAAAGCACGCGGTTCAGTTGGAACCTAAATCCGTTAACGATATATGA